In Rhodococcus rhodochrous, a single genomic region encodes these proteins:
- the hpt gene encoding hypoxanthine phosphoribosyltransferase — protein MYENDIASVLISEEQIKERTAELAQSIAERYPVGAPEGDLLLIGVLKGAIFFMTDFARALPIPTQMEFMAVSSYGSSTSSSGVVRILKDLDKDIAGRNVLIVEDIIDSGLTLSWLLKNLSSRNPASLEVVTLLRKPEAVKIDVEVKDVGFDIPDEFVVGYGLDYDERYRDLPYIGTLDPKVYSS, from the coding sequence GTGTACGAGAACGACATAGCGTCGGTGCTGATCTCCGAAGAGCAGATCAAGGAGCGGACCGCAGAGCTGGCGCAGTCGATCGCCGAGCGTTACCCGGTGGGTGCGCCGGAAGGCGATCTGCTGCTCATCGGGGTGCTCAAGGGCGCCATCTTCTTCATGACCGACTTCGCGCGCGCTCTGCCGATCCCGACGCAGATGGAGTTCATGGCCGTCAGCTCGTACGGATCGTCGACGTCGTCCTCGGGTGTCGTGCGGATCCTCAAGGACCTCGACAAGGACATCGCCGGCCGCAACGTCCTCATCGTCGAGGACATCATCGACTCGGGTCTGACACTGTCGTGGCTGCTCAAGAACCTCTCGTCGCGCAATCCCGCATCGCTCGAGGTCGTCACGCTGCTGCGCAAGCCGGAGGCCGTGAAGATCGACGTCGAGGTCAAGGACGTCGGATTCGACATCCCGGACGAGTTCGTCGTCGGCTACGGCCTCGACTACGACGAGCGCTACCGCGACCTGCCCTACATCGGCACGCTGGATCCCAAGGTCTACAGCAGCTGA
- the ftsH gene encoding ATP-dependent zinc metalloprotease FtsH produces the protein MNRKTVFRNLAIVAGILLVIYAFSYFGDDTRGFTQVDTSVAVSQLESQNVSEARIDDREQQVRLWLENGNDATEGSTEIIAKYPASASEQIFDLVAASGAQKYDTSVTQESWLTSILIFVLPMIILLGVFFFVMSRMQGGGRGGMMGFGKSKAKQLSKDMPKTTFADVAGANEAVEELYEIKDFLQNPARYQALGAKIPKGVLLYGPPGTGKTLLARAVAGEAGVPFFTISGSDFVEMFVGVGASRVRDLFEQAKQSAPCIIFVDEIDAVGRQRGAGLGGGHDEREQTLNQLLVEMDGFGDRSGIIVMAATNRPDILDPALLRPGRFDRQIPVTNPDLAGRRAILAVHSKGKPIDPNADLGALAKRTVGMSGADLANVVNEAALLTARENGTVITEAILEESVDRVIGGPRRKSRIISEHEKKITAYHEGGHTLAAWAMPDIEPVYKVTILARGRTGGHAMTVPEDDKGLMTRSEMIARLVMAMGGRAAEELVFREPTTGASSDIDQATKIARAMVTEYGMSAKLGAVRYGQEQGDPFLGRSMGVQSDYSHEVAREIDEEVRNLIEAAHTEAWAILNEYRDALDVLASELLEHETLTRKDLDRILADVKKRPRITTFNDFGDRVPSDKPPIKTPAELAAERGEPWPPEPPSLTKPAHQHPQYPGQGEVPAPAGYQPGAQPQYQPANGYPQPQQQSQPQPQQQSQPVPASEPLPGFQPTAPYPGGPRHATRPDYGAPAGWSAPGWPPREQTPQEQQGYGQPQAPGQPQGYGYPQGPQGQNPQSYGQPQETQSFGRPQEPQDPDRPSDSGDNGAADAHRGENHVGDSQPRDGYGAPEPPPTQRWEGPAGRH, from the coding sequence ATGAACCGCAAGACAGTGTTCCGTAATCTGGCGATCGTCGCCGGCATTCTGCTGGTGATCTACGCCTTCAGTTACTTCGGCGACGACACGCGCGGTTTCACTCAGGTGGACACGTCCGTCGCGGTGTCCCAACTCGAATCGCAGAACGTCAGCGAGGCCCGCATCGACGACCGCGAGCAGCAGGTGCGTCTGTGGCTCGAGAACGGCAACGACGCGACCGAGGGCAGCACCGAGATCATCGCGAAGTACCCCGCGTCGGCCTCCGAGCAGATCTTCGACCTGGTCGCCGCGTCGGGCGCGCAGAAGTACGACACGAGCGTCACCCAGGAGAGCTGGCTGACCTCGATCCTCATCTTCGTCCTGCCGATGATCATCCTGCTCGGCGTGTTCTTCTTCGTGATGAGCCGCATGCAGGGCGGTGGTCGCGGCGGCATGATGGGCTTCGGCAAGTCGAAGGCCAAGCAGCTGTCGAAGGACATGCCCAAGACGACCTTCGCCGATGTCGCCGGCGCCAACGAGGCCGTCGAGGAGCTCTACGAGATCAAGGACTTCCTGCAGAACCCGGCGCGCTACCAGGCGCTCGGCGCGAAGATCCCCAAGGGCGTACTGCTCTACGGTCCTCCCGGCACCGGTAAGACCCTCCTCGCGCGTGCCGTCGCCGGCGAGGCGGGCGTCCCGTTCTTCACGATCTCCGGTTCGGACTTCGTCGAGATGTTCGTCGGTGTCGGCGCCTCCCGCGTGCGCGATCTGTTCGAGCAGGCCAAGCAGAGCGCTCCCTGCATCATCTTCGTCGACGAGATCGACGCGGTCGGCCGCCAGCGCGGCGCCGGCCTCGGCGGTGGTCACGACGAGCGTGAGCAGACCCTCAACCAGCTGCTCGTCGAGATGGACGGCTTCGGCGACCGCTCCGGCATCATCGTGATGGCCGCGACGAACCGCCCCGACATCCTCGACCCGGCGCTGCTGCGTCCCGGCCGTTTCGACCGTCAGATCCCGGTCACGAACCCCGACCTCGCCGGTCGCCGGGCGATCCTCGCCGTGCACTCGAAGGGCAAGCCGATCGATCCCAACGCGGATCTCGGTGCGCTCGCCAAGCGCACGGTGGGCATGTCCGGTGCCGACCTCGCGAACGTCGTCAACGAGGCCGCGCTGCTCACCGCCCGTGAGAACGGCACGGTGATCACCGAGGCGATCCTCGAGGAATCGGTCGACCGTGTCATCGGCGGTCCCCGCCGCAAGAGCCGCATCATCAGTGAGCACGAGAAGAAGATCACGGCCTACCACGAGGGTGGTCACACCCTCGCCGCGTGGGCGATGCCCGACATCGAGCCGGTTTACAAGGTCACCATCCTCGCCCGCGGCCGCACCGGCGGTCACGCGATGACAGTGCCCGAGGACGACAAGGGCCTGATGACGCGTTCGGAGATGATCGCGCGCCTCGTCATGGCGATGGGCGGTCGTGCCGCGGAGGAACTCGTCTTCCGCGAGCCCACCACCGGCGCCTCGTCCGACATCGACCAGGCCACGAAGATCGCGCGCGCGATGGTCACCGAGTACGGCATGAGCGCGAAGCTCGGCGCCGTCCGCTACGGCCAGGAGCAGGGCGACCCCTTCCTCGGCCGGTCGATGGGTGTGCAGTCCGACTACTCGCACGAAGTGGCACGCGAGATCGACGAGGAGGTCCGCAACCTCATCGAGGCCGCGCACACCGAGGCGTGGGCGATTCTCAACGAGTACCGCGACGCCCTCGACGTGCTGGCGAGCGAGCTGCTCGAGCACGAGACGCTGACCCGCAAGGATCTCGACCGGATCCTGGCCGACGTGAAGAAGCGTCCGCGGATCACGACCTTCAACGATTTCGGTGATCGGGTCCCGTCCGACAAGCCGCCGATCAAGACGCCCGCCGAGCTCGCGGCCGAGCGCGGCGAGCCGTGGCCGCCGGAACCGCCGTCGCTGACGAAGCCGGCGCATCAGCACCCGCAGTATCCGGGCCAGGGCGAGGTGCCCGCTCCCGCCGGCTACCAGCCCGGCGCGCAGCCGCAGTACCAGCCGGCGAACGGCTACCCCCAGCCCCAACAGCAGTCGCAGCCGCAACCCCAACAGCAGTCGCAGCCGGTCCCGGCCTCCGAGCCGCTTCCGGGCTTCCAGCCGACGGCTCCGTATCCGGGTGGTCCGCGGCACGCGACGCGTCCCGACTACGGTGCTCCCGCCGGATGGTCGGCTCCCGGCTGGCCGCCGCGCGAGCAGACCCCGCAGGAACAGCAGGGTTACGGGCAGCCGCAGGCCCCCGGACAGCCGCAGGGATACGGATATCCGCAGGGCCCCCAGGGGCAGAACCCCCAGAGCTACGGACAGCCTCAGGAAACGCAGAGTTTCGGGCGTCCGCAGGAGCCGCAGGACCCCGACCGTCCGTCGGACTCCGGCGACAACGGTGCGGCAGATGCGCACCGTGGTGAGAACCACGTGGGAGACTCGCAACCGCGCGATGGTTACGGCGCTCCCGAGCCCCCTCCCACACAGCGGTGGGAAGGCCCGGCCGGCCGGCACTGA
- the folP gene encoding dihydropteroate synthase has product MGVLNVTSDSFSDGGRYLDRETAIARGFELRELGVDIVDVGGESTRPGAVRVDPEVEASRVAPVIAALAEAGIPTSVDTMRASVAEAAVEAGVTMINDVSGGRADADMAAVVAEAGVPWILMHWRPLGEFVHAGGSTHYEDVVREVRDELLTQVDIAVAAGVDSDKIVLDPGLGFVKEPDHNWQLLQRLPELTELGFPVLIGASRKRFLGSLLAAPDGTVRPPAGREVATAVVSALAATHGAWGVRVHDVQASRDALAVVRAWQRGSAEGVHA; this is encoded by the coding sequence ATGGGCGTACTGAACGTCACCAGTGATTCCTTCTCCGACGGCGGTCGCTATCTGGACCGCGAGACCGCGATAGCCCGCGGCTTCGAGCTGCGCGAGCTCGGCGTCGACATCGTCGACGTGGGTGGCGAGTCCACCCGGCCCGGGGCCGTGCGCGTCGACCCGGAGGTCGAGGCGTCCCGCGTGGCGCCGGTCATCGCCGCTCTGGCGGAGGCGGGCATTCCCACGAGCGTCGACACGATGCGTGCCTCGGTCGCCGAGGCGGCCGTGGAGGCCGGGGTGACCATGATCAACGACGTCTCGGGTGGGCGCGCCGACGCCGACATGGCCGCGGTGGTCGCCGAGGCCGGGGTGCCGTGGATCCTCATGCACTGGCGTCCCCTCGGCGAGTTCGTCCACGCGGGCGGTTCGACGCACTACGAGGACGTCGTCCGCGAGGTCCGCGACGAGCTGCTCACGCAGGTCGACATCGCAGTGGCCGCAGGCGTGGACTCCGACAAGATCGTGCTCGATCCCGGTCTGGGTTTCGTGAAGGAACCCGACCACAACTGGCAGTTGCTGCAGCGCCTGCCCGAACTCACCGAACTGGGTTTCCCGGTGCTCATCGGGGCGTCCCGGAAGCGATTCCTCGGATCGCTGCTCGCGGCGCCCGACGGCACGGTCCGCCCGCCCGCGGGCCGCGAGGTCGCCACGGCGGTCGTCTCGGCGCTCGCCGCCACACACGGCGCATGGGGCGTACGCGTCCACGACGTGCAGGCGTCCCGCGACGCGCTCGCGGTGGTGCGTGCCTGGCAGCGCGGCAGCGCGGAAGGAGTGCACGCGTGA
- the folK gene encoding 2-amino-4-hydroxy-6-hydroxymethyldihydropteridine diphosphokinase — protein sequence MSRAVLSIGSNIGDRLAHLRSVVDALGERAVAVSAVYSTAPWGGVEQEDFLNAVVVAEDAAFGPHDWLRFGREREEAAERVRIQRWGPRSLDVDVVTCDSGDGEVRSDDPELILPHPRAHQRAFVLVPWLDVEPEAALTADGRRLGIGEWLGELDAAEREGVHRTDLTLTGPTTQGHAEC from the coding sequence ATGAGTCGTGCCGTGCTGTCCATCGGATCGAACATCGGCGACCGGCTCGCGCACCTGCGGTCGGTCGTCGACGCATTGGGCGAGCGGGCCGTCGCCGTCTCGGCGGTGTACTCGACGGCACCGTGGGGCGGCGTCGAACAGGAGGACTTCCTCAACGCCGTCGTCGTCGCGGAGGACGCCGCCTTCGGTCCGCACGACTGGCTGCGGTTCGGCCGGGAACGCGAAGAGGCCGCCGAACGAGTCCGGATCCAGCGCTGGGGTCCGCGCAGCCTCGACGTCGACGTCGTGACCTGCGACAGCGGCGACGGAGAGGTGCGCAGCGACGATCCGGAACTGATCCTGCCGCACCCGCGCGCACACCAGCGGGCGTTCGTGCTCGTCCCGTGGCTCGATGTCGAACCCGAGGCCGCGCTCACCGCCGACGGCCGGCGGCTGGGCATCGGCGAGTGGCTCGGCGAACTCGACGCCGCCGAACGGGAAGGTGTGCACCGCACCGACCTGACGCTGACCGGGCCGACGACCCAGGGACACGCCGAGTGCTGA
- the tilS gene encoding tRNA lysidine(34) synthetase TilS: protein MDRAGAELIVASPSTDRPLLPEAPAIHEVRLAVRAWLGAHPADAVTVALSGGADSAALTAAAVAETDAVHAVVVDHRLQSGSEVVAARAAEFARARGCATVTVVGVDVTGGGGIEAAARAARYRALDENRDDRPVLLGHTLDDQAETVLLGLGRGSGLRSIRGMAPFDPPWGRPLLGVRRDTTRRACDELGYRPYEDPHNADDRFTRVRLRREVLPLLEDVLGGGVAEALARTAGQLQDDGHALDVWARDLLATARREDDLLDTDALAAAPAAVRRRALRSWLIDHTATPNETMLRAVDDLVVAWRGQGPVAVGRGPRTGTRLVVSRRRGTLAVEYVDRAKVRATGS, encoded by the coding sequence GTGGATCGCGCGGGTGCTGAGCTGATCGTGGCTTCACCGTCGACCGATCGTCCGCTGCTGCCCGAGGCCCCGGCGATCCACGAGGTGCGCCTCGCCGTGCGGGCCTGGCTGGGCGCGCACCCGGCCGACGCGGTGACCGTCGCGTTGTCGGGCGGCGCCGATTCCGCCGCCCTGACCGCCGCCGCCGTCGCGGAGACCGACGCGGTGCACGCCGTCGTCGTCGATCATCGCCTCCAGTCCGGCTCCGAGGTCGTCGCAGCGCGGGCCGCGGAGTTCGCCCGGGCCCGCGGCTGCGCGACCGTCACGGTGGTCGGTGTCGACGTCACCGGCGGGGGAGGCATCGAGGCCGCCGCGCGCGCGGCCCGTTACCGGGCCCTCGACGAGAACCGCGACGACCGGCCCGTGCTGCTCGGTCACACCCTCGACGACCAGGCCGAGACGGTGCTGCTCGGTCTCGGCCGCGGATCGGGTCTGCGTTCGATCCGCGGGATGGCACCCTTCGACCCGCCGTGGGGCCGTCCGCTGCTCGGCGTGCGCCGCGACACGACCCGCCGGGCGTGCGACGAACTCGGCTACCGCCCGTACGAGGATCCGCACAACGCCGACGACCGGTTCACGCGCGTGCGCCTGCGCCGCGAGGTGCTGCCGCTGCTCGAGGACGTGCTCGGTGGGGGCGTCGCCGAAGCCCTCGCGCGCACGGCCGGGCAACTGCAGGACGACGGTCACGCCCTCGACGTCTGGGCTCGCGACCTGCTCGCGACAGCGCGGCGCGAGGACGACCTGCTCGACACCGACGCACTCGCGGCGGCTCCCGCCGCAGTGCGACGCAGAGCCCTCCGATCGTGGCTGATCGATCACACCGCGACACCGAACGAGACGATGCTGCGGGCGGTCGACGACCTGGTAGTGGCGTGGCGCGGACAGGGCCCGGTCGCGGTCGGGCGGGGGCCGCGGACGGGGACGAGGTTGGTGGTGTCGCGTCGGCGTGGCACGCTTGCCGTGGAGTACGTCGACCGGGCGAAGGTCCGGGCGACCGGCAGCTGA
- a CDS encoding Rossmann-like and DUF2520 domain-containing protein: protein MNAFGITNAPAPARLSVGIVSAGRVGTALGAAFERVGHVVVACSAVSDVSRHRATTRLPDSQILPVDEVAGRCNLLLLAVPDTELSSLVNGLAATGSVAAGTIVVHVSGAHGTAILEPLTEQGAVPLAIHPAMTFTGHDEDIDRLSSACFGITAADEIGYAIAQSLVLEIGGEPVRVPESMRTTYHAALAHGSNHLVTLVADAVEALRSALQGEELLGQQLVDDAPGGVAERVLQPLLSAALDNVLRRGPSALTGPVARGDADAVAAHLRALEAVDPQIAAGYRALSLRSAQRTGSKPELMAILEGAEYGE from the coding sequence GTGAATGCCTTCGGGATCACCAACGCACCCGCGCCTGCGCGCCTGTCGGTAGGAATCGTGTCCGCCGGACGGGTCGGCACTGCACTCGGCGCAGCTTTCGAACGCGTCGGTCATGTCGTCGTGGCCTGCTCGGCCGTGTCCGACGTCTCGCGGCACCGCGCCACCACCCGCCTGCCCGATTCGCAGATCCTGCCGGTCGACGAGGTCGCCGGCCGCTGCAACCTCCTCCTTCTCGCCGTTCCCGACACCGAACTGTCGTCCCTGGTCAACGGCCTCGCAGCCACCGGATCGGTCGCCGCCGGCACGATCGTCGTCCACGTCTCCGGAGCCCACGGCACCGCGATCCTCGAGCCGCTGACCGAGCAGGGCGCCGTGCCGCTGGCGATCCATCCCGCGATGACCTTCACCGGCCACGACGAGGACATCGACCGGCTCTCCTCCGCGTGTTTCGGCATCACGGCCGCCGACGAGATCGGCTACGCCATCGCGCAGTCCCTCGTCCTCGAGATCGGTGGCGAGCCGGTCCGCGTCCCCGAGTCCATGCGCACGACCTACCACGCCGCGCTCGCGCACGGCAGCAACCACCTCGTCACGCTGGTCGCCGACGCCGTCGAGGCGCTGCGCAGCGCCCTGCAGGGGGAGGAACTGCTCGGCCAGCAACTCGTCGACGACGCCCCCGGTGGAGTCGCCGAGCGGGTGTTGCAGCCGTTGCTCTCGGCGGCGCTCGACAACGTGCTGCGGCGCGGACCCTCGGCGCTCACCGGGCCGGTCGCGCGCGGCGACGCCGACGCCGTCGCCGCGCATCTGCGCGCGCTCGAGGCCGTCGACCCGCAGATCGCCGCCGGGTACCGCGCGCTGTCGCTGCGGTCGGCGCAACGGACCGGATCGAAGCCGGAACTGATGGCAATTCTCGAAGGAGCTGAATACGGTGAGTGA
- a CDS encoding zinc-dependent metalloprotease, producing the protein MTGKERALGDAIDWSFAAGVGVRLTRSEPAMSRYTRDAVQDELFSAASRAEGPVREHTRLDDGTEPPPAQVVDRPGWVRAAAASMADLTATSGEDPSGSSPRWVGKPAGAQAGAMLAYLSSAVLGQYDPFSRSLLLVAPNVVAVERALKVPPADFRLWVCLHEVTHRVQFAQAPWMAELMREAAADLATAVEEPMGDVATRVVSAVKDLRTPGDKPMSERGMLGVVRALQAQSQRESFDRILALGTLLEGHADHVMDGVGPAVVPSVARIRRAFDNRRHRNSSPVHRLIRLVLGMDAKMAQYVHGKKFVDAVVAKVGMDDFNAVWSGPDALPTLSEIDHPDAWIARVLS; encoded by the coding sequence ATGACCGGCAAGGAGCGGGCACTCGGCGACGCGATCGACTGGTCGTTCGCGGCCGGCGTCGGCGTGCGCCTCACCCGCTCCGAACCCGCGATGTCGCGGTACACCCGCGACGCGGTGCAGGACGAGTTGTTCTCGGCCGCCTCACGCGCCGAGGGACCGGTGCGCGAGCACACACGACTCGACGACGGAACCGAGCCGCCGCCCGCGCAGGTCGTCGACCGGCCGGGCTGGGTGCGTGCGGCAGCAGCGTCGATGGCCGACCTCACCGCGACATCGGGCGAGGACCCGTCCGGCTCCTCCCCGCGCTGGGTGGGCAAACCGGCGGGCGCACAGGCCGGCGCCATGCTCGCCTACCTGTCGTCCGCGGTGCTCGGACAGTACGACCCGTTCTCCCGTTCGCTGCTGCTCGTCGCGCCCAACGTCGTCGCGGTCGAACGCGCGCTGAAGGTGCCGCCCGCCGACTTCCGGTTGTGGGTGTGTCTGCACGAGGTGACCCACCGCGTGCAGTTCGCGCAGGCACCGTGGATGGCCGAGCTGATGCGCGAGGCCGCCGCCGACCTCGCCACTGCGGTCGAGGAGCCGATGGGCGACGTCGCGACCCGCGTGGTGTCGGCGGTGAAGGACCTGCGCACTCCCGGCGACAAGCCGATGTCGGAGCGGGGCATGCTCGGTGTCGTGCGGGCGCTGCAGGCGCAGTCGCAGCGTGAGTCGTTCGACCGGATCCTCGCCCTGGGAACGCTCCTCGAAGGGCACGCCGATCATGTGATGGACGGTGTCGGCCCGGCGGTGGTCCCGTCGGTCGCGCGGATCCGGCGGGCGTTCGACAACCGGCGGCACCGCAACAGCAGCCCGGTGCATCGCCTCATCCGGCTCGTCCTCGGCATGGACGCCAAGATGGCCCAGTACGTGCACGGCAAGAAGTTCGTCGACGCCGTCGTCGCGAAGGTCGGCATGGACGACTTCAACGCGGTGTGGTCCGGTCCGGACGCCCTGCCCACCCTGAGCGAGATCGACCATCCCGACGCGTGGATCGCGCGGGTGCTGAGCTGA
- the folB gene encoding dihydroneopterin aldolase: MSDRIELRGLTVRGNHGVFEHEKRDGQDFVVDIVVWLDLAPAAASDELTDTLHYGELAERAAAIIAGPGRDLIETVAGEIADEVLTDPRVSRVEVTLHKPSAPIPLTFGDVAVVIDRSRSDATESAS, translated from the coding sequence GTGAGCGACCGCATCGAACTACGGGGACTGACGGTCCGCGGCAACCACGGCGTCTTCGAGCACGAGAAGCGGGACGGTCAGGACTTCGTCGTCGACATCGTCGTGTGGCTCGATCTCGCGCCGGCCGCGGCGTCCGACGAGCTGACCGACACGCTGCACTACGGCGAACTCGCCGAGCGAGCTGCGGCGATCATCGCCGGTCCGGGCCGCGATCTCATCGAGACGGTCGCGGGGGAGATCGCCGACGAGGTGCTCACCGACCCGCGTGTCTCCCGGGTGGAGGTCACGCTCCACAAGCCGTCGGCGCCGATCCCGCTGACCTTCGGCGACGTCGCCGTCGTGATCGACCGCTCCCGCAGCGATGCGACGGAGAGCGCCTCATGA
- a CDS encoding DUF6779 domain-containing protein encodes MATSARPDRNRRPWRSTGSMIVAGLLALAMIASLLLIFSESVQLLRVAVVVALWAATVGAIAMNKYRRESALDRAKADDLKTVYELQLQREIAARREYELTVEEKVRADLKLDAGEMAALRTELATLRRTLEMLFDGRLPDDVVALEGQAEKLRGLSEAARVSAPRPSGPAFASPDDEPVTAETESVEAAMRAAEASEKTSAKGDVEEPRAEKQAKTEAATGKSATGKVTAEKATAGKATAEPDVEDAEIEDAEVEGTKAEKPKTADLKTGDPKAGDPKTGDPKVAGAEKTAEGKPESQKPGKHESGSDPDPQTGADETGAESGGNDPSDGENGGEKTAGAAETVAEDDEDDEESSGRRSRRRRADGEGRTVAEILASLSAER; translated from the coding sequence ATGGCAACCTCGGCGCGACCAGACAGGAATCGCCGTCCGTGGCGCAGTACCGGCTCGATGATCGTGGCCGGTCTGCTCGCTCTGGCGATGATCGCCTCGCTGCTGTTGATCTTCAGTGAGAGCGTGCAGTTGCTGCGTGTCGCGGTGGTCGTCGCCCTGTGGGCTGCCACTGTCGGAGCCATCGCGATGAACAAGTACCGCCGGGAATCGGCGCTCGACCGGGCGAAGGCCGACGACCTGAAGACGGTCTACGAACTGCAGTTGCAACGGGAGATCGCGGCGCGGCGCGAGTACGAGCTGACCGTCGAGGAGAAGGTCCGTGCCGATCTGAAGCTCGACGCCGGGGAGATGGCGGCCCTGCGCACCGAGCTGGCCACCCTGCGCCGCACGCTCGAGATGTTGTTCGACGGCCGGCTCCCCGACGATGTCGTCGCCCTCGAAGGCCAGGCGGAGAAGCTGCGTGGACTGAGCGAGGCGGCGCGGGTGTCCGCTCCGCGTCCGTCGGGACCGGCCTTCGCCTCTCCCGACGACGAGCCGGTCACCGCGGAGACCGAGTCGGTCGAGGCGGCCATGCGCGCGGCGGAGGCGTCGGAGAAGACGTCCGCGAAGGGTGATGTCGAAGAACCGCGAGCCGAGAAGCAGGCGAAGACCGAGGCTGCGACGGGGAAGTCCGCTACCGGGAAGGTCACGGCCGAGAAGGCGACGGCTGGAAAAGCGACCGCAGAACCGGACGTCGAGGACGCCGAGATCGAGGACGCGGAAGTCGAGGGCACGAAGGCCGAGAAGCCGAAGACCGCGGACCTGAAGACCGGGGACCCGAAGGCCGGGGACCCGAAGACCGGGGACCCGAAGGTCGCCGGAGCCGAGAAGACGGCAGAGGGAAAGCCTGAGTCGCAGAAGCCCGGCAAGCACGAGTCCGGATCGGATCCCGACCCGCAGACGGGCGCAGACGAGACCGGAGCGGAGTCGGGAGGCAACGACCCCTCCGACGGGGAGAACGGCGGCGAGAAGACCGCTGGAGCTGCGGAAACGGTCGCGGAGGACGACGAGGACGACGAGGAATCGTCCGGACGTCGCTCCCGCCGTCGTCGCGCCGACGGCGAAGGCCGCACAGTCGCGGAGATCCTCGCGTCGCTGTCGGCCGAGCGCTGA
- the folE gene encoding GTP cyclohydrolase I FolE encodes METSERRVEGERVSVNHLKSDTGSDPEDVTTHELSVDAGRTFDQARAEAAVRELLIAVGEDPDREGLRDTPARVARAYREVFGGLFTDPDEVLDTTFDEGHQELVLVRDIPMYSTCEHHLVSFHGVAHVGYIPGPTGRVTGLSKLARVVDLYAKRPQVQERLTSQIADAMMRKLQPRGVIVVVEAEHLCMAMRGIRKPGASTTTSAVRGLFQTSSASRAEALDLILRR; translated from the coding sequence ATGGAGACGAGTGAGCGAAGAGTGGAGGGCGAGCGGGTGTCGGTGAACCACCTGAAGTCGGATACGGGTTCCGACCCGGAGGATGTGACGACCCACGAGTTGAGCGTGGACGCGGGTCGTACGTTCGACCAGGCCCGAGCCGAAGCGGCCGTGCGCGAACTGTTGATCGCGGTGGGTGAGGATCCGGACCGCGAGGGCCTGCGCGACACTCCCGCCCGGGTGGCCCGTGCCTACCGCGAGGTGTTCGGGGGACTGTTCACCGACCCGGACGAGGTCCTCGACACGACCTTCGACGAAGGTCATCAGGAACTCGTCCTCGTGCGCGACATCCCGATGTACTCGACGTGCGAACACCACCTCGTGTCGTTCCACGGCGTCGCCCACGTCGGATACATCCCGGGCCCCACGGGCCGCGTCACGGGTCTGTCGAAGCTGGCGCGTGTCGTCGACCTCTACGCCAAGCGTCCGCAGGTCCAGGAACGCCTCACCAGCCAGATCGCCGACGCCATGATGCGCAAGCTGCAGCCGCGCGGCGTGATCGTCGTGGTCGAGGCGGAGCACCTGTGCATGGCGATGCGCGGCATCCGCAAGCCCGGTGCCAGCACCACCACCTCCGCCGTGCGCGGGCTGTTCCAGACCAGTTCGGCGTCGCGTGCCGAGGCCCTGGACCTGATCCTGCGCCGGTGA
- a CDS encoding DUF3180 domain-containing protein — protein sequence MLKQTRIRDLLALAVLAAIVAWLLVRTMYGSLPPIPVYAGASLYPVAVIEVILAFMIRSRVGKHEIGEGPGRLHPITAARAVALAKASALVGAASAGVWAGFLLYLAPQRGVVQAATDDTSGVLVGALAGIALAAAALWLEYCCRTPEDPDEPNEPAV from the coding sequence GTGCTGAAACAGACCCGGATCCGAGATCTGCTGGCGCTGGCCGTGCTGGCAGCGATCGTCGCGTGGTTGCTCGTCCGCACGATGTACGGCTCGCTGCCGCCCATCCCCGTCTATGCGGGAGCCTCGCTGTACCCCGTCGCGGTGATCGAGGTGATCCTGGCGTTCATGATCCGGTCGCGGGTCGGCAAACACGAGATCGGTGAGGGCCCCGGCAGGTTGCATCCCATCACCGCCGCCCGCGCGGTCGCGCTCGCCAAGGCGTCCGCACTGGTGGGTGCCGCGAGCGCCGGAGTGTGGGCCGGCTTCCTGCTGTATCTCGCACCGCAACGCGGCGTCGTGCAGGCCGCCACCGACGACACCTCGGGGGTGCTCGTCGGAGCCCTCGCCGGCATAGCGCTGGCGGCGGCCGCGTTGTGGCTCGAATACTGTTGCCGGACACCGGAAGACCCCGACGAACCGAACGAACCGGCTGTCTGA